One genomic region from Eremothecium gossypii ATCC 10895 chromosome I, complete sequence encodes:
- the RPR2 gene encoding ribonuclease P protein subunit RPR2 (Syntenic homolog of Saccharomyces cerevisiae YIR015W (RPR2)): MAKKDKRQSPQTRVDDDGVLQIAPPRTVGNKEQLQRANYLLQLAALHTMQNKSDQWQALPRAYLGTLDLIQKKTKIALTPALKRTVCKGCRRLLVPYRTVTSRVQNESRLGRENPRGDVLVQTCLCGRAKRFPFGKDTSYKTYTERDGTLLDMSGT, encoded by the coding sequence ATGGCCAAGAAGGACAAGCGGCAGTCGCCGCAGACTCGAGTCGACGATGACGGCGTGCTGCAAATAGCTCCTCCGCGGACTGTGGGCAAcaaggagcagctgcagcgggccaactacctgctgcagctggcggcgctgcACACAATGCAGAACAAAAGTGACCAGTGGCAGGCGCTGCCCCGCGCGTACCTCGGGACTTTGGATCTGATCCAAAAGAAGACGAAGATTGCGCTGACGCCCGCGCTGAAACGGACTGTCTGCAAGGGCTGCCGGCGCCTCCTCGTGCCGTACCGCACAGTGACGTCGCGCGTACAGAACGAGTCGCGCCTGGGGCGCGAGAACCCGCGCGGCGACGTGCTGGTCCAGACGTGTCTGTGCGGGCGCGCGAAGCGCTTCCCCTTTGGCAAGGACACCAGCTACAAAACCTACACCGAGAGGGACGGCACGCTGCTGGACATGTCGGGCACATAA
- the MDM38 gene encoding ribosome-binding protein MDM38 (Syntenic homolog of Saccharomyces cerevisiae YOL027C (MDM38)) produces the protein MLVRRVLVPGIGLQGSAARARMGHIAAAGVWRAPQPQSPCELGSMSFVRRLHDDRKVSDLPKKQDSEDKPKVPKKSAKDPLWARVKHEVRHYVNGTKLLGYELKISFKLLVKFAKGYELSRRETNQLKRSMGDVFRLVPFSAFLIIPFAELLLPFALKLFPNMLPSTYVSGTERQQKRVKLEEVRRKTSNFLQETLEESSLINYNSVEGSEKRKKFLSFFQKVNSPKDGKTSVFTHEEILSISKMFKNDTVLDNLSRPQLVAMAKYMSLRPFGTDNMLRYQIRYKLKSIMEDDKKIDYEGVESLSTEELYSAAASRGIKAFGVSREDLVDKMNVWLELRLRQRIPSVLLILSSAYTFEGAKNESANQISLETATGLSEKLAKPLDIYYDAILQVLSSIPDPVYNVAKLDVSESKEQKVAAPVADESTAKAYEGAKSVEHQDATEGILATQLTAEQPEVEEEYIPSTDDNEFKLNVLKEQEEMIKKEEEEAKLRSSSNIVDDITLDEDEDGSKSDKQHSPAKPERKS, from the coding sequence ATGCTAGTCAGAAGAGTGCTGGTGCCAGGCATTGGGCTTCAAGGTTCGGCTGCCAGGGCCCGGATGGGACATATtgcggcggcaggcgtCTGGCGGGCGCCACAGCCGCAGAGTCCATGTGAGTTGGGCAGCATGTCATTTGTACGGCGCCTGCATGACGACCGGAAGGTGAGTGACCTCCCGAAGAAACAGGATTCTGAGGACAAGCCGAAGGTACCAAAGAAAAGCGCCAAAGACCCGCTATGGGCGCGGGTGAAACACGAAGTTCGCCATTACGTGAATGGCACCAAGCTACTGGGGTACGAGCTCAAGATCTCGTTTAAGCTGCTGGTGAAGTTTGCGAAGGGGTATGAGCTTTCACGACGCGAAACAAACCAGCTGAAGCGGTCTATGGGCGATGTCTTCCGGTTGGTGCCCTTTTCTGCCTTCCTGATTATTCCGTTTGCAGAGTTGTTGCTGCCCTTCGCGCTTAAGCTTTTCCCCAACATGCTGCCATCCACATATGTTTCTGGGACGGAGAGACAACAGAAGAGAGTTAAGCTAGAGGAGGTGCGGCGCAAGACGTCCAACTTTTTGCAGGAGACACTAGAGGAGTCCTCATTGATCAATTATAACTCGGTAGAAGGTTCAGAGAAGCGCAAAAAGTTTCTGAGCTTCTTCCAGAAGGTGAACTCCCCTAAGGATGGCAAGACCAGTGTTTTTACCCATGAAGAGATTTTGTCCATCTCCAAAATGTTCAAGAACGACACTGTGCTAGACAATCTCTCCAGGCCGCAATTGGTTGCCATGGCGAAGTATATGTCCTTGCGGCCTTTTGGCACTGACAACATGCTTAGGTACCAAATCCGTTATAAATTGAAGAGCATCATGGAAGACGATAAGAAGATAGACTACGAAGGTGTTGAGTCACTGAGTACAGAGGAGCTCTATAGTGCCGCCGCTTCGCGCGGGATCAAAGCCTTCGGTGTTTCTAGGGAAGATTTGGTGGACAAAATGAATGTGTGGTTGGAATTGCGCCTCAGACAGCGGATTCCGAGTGTGTTGCTCATTCTCTCTAGCGCTTATACGTTCGAAGGTGCGAAGAATGAGTCGGCCAATCAAATATCACTAGAAACAGCAACCGGGTTATCTGAGAAACTGGCAAAGCCTCTAGATATTTACTACGACGCCATCTTACAGGTGTTGAGCTCGATCCCAGATCCGGTATACAACGTTGCAAAATTGGATGTATCGGAATCCAAAGAACAGAAGGTAGCTGCGCCTGTAGCTGACGAGTCTACAGCAAAAGCCTATGAAGGTGCTAAATCGGTGGAGCACCAAGATGCCACAGAGGGTATTTTAGCCACGCAACTCACAGCGGAGCAGCCTGAGGTGGAAGAGGAGTATATTCCGTCTACCGACGACAATGAGTTTAAGTTGAACGTTTTGAAGGAGCAAGAAGAAATGATTAAAAAGGAGGAAGAAGAGGCCAAGCTGCGCTCTTCTTCTAATATTGTCGATGATATAACGTTGGATGAGGATGAAGACGGCTCAAAGTCGGACAAGCAACACTCTCCAGCGAAGCCGGAGCGAAAGTCGTAA
- the PRI1 gene encoding DNA primase subunit PRI1 (Syntenic homolog of Saccharomyces cerevisiae YIR008C (PRI1)) has translation MSSPEEGSQTSIRTSQADSQSVASTAASSVPASGNGGPSMSDMQYYYQYLYPFRPIFHWLNHSPKPQRDMVNRELAMAFRSGAYKRYNSFGSVQEFKQQIQKANPDRFEIGAVYNKPPRDRDSVLKTEMKPLEKELVFDIDMDDYDDFRTCCSGAQVCDKCWKFIFLAMKVMNTSLIEDFGLEQFIWVFSGRRGAHCWISDPRARSLSDMQRKSVLDYMNVVRDRNLEKRISFTRPYHPHLARSLNILKPYFVDFILREQDPWQDDSAAVRLLLPAIQDAQLADQLKKYWKENPGRSSEEKWKDIDLLASGMTKQAKRPDYVARLREAKEDLILAILYPKLDVEVTKQTIHLLKAPFCIHPATGNVCVPITEDFSPTGVPKLIQLQHEMESNGNKVEQTSLQPYIDAFSKHVSAIVKAELAFRKRNHPEGEDIPEF, from the coding sequence ATGTCATCACCTGAAGAGGGATCACAGACCTCTATAAGAACGTCGCAGGCCGATAGCCAGTCGGTCGCATCTACTGCAGCTTCATCAGTACCTGCTAGCGGCAATGGCGGCCCTAGCATGTCAGACATGCAATACTACTACCAGTATCTCTATCCATTTAGGCCGATCTTTCATTGGCTGAACCACTCTCCCAAGCCACAGAGGGATATGGTCAACCGAGAGTTGGCAATGGCCTTCAGGTCCGGCGCATACAAGCGATACAATTCGTTCGGCAGCGTACAGGAATTCAAGCAGCAGATTCAAAAGGCCAACCCAGATAGATTCGAGATTGGGGCCGTATACAACAAGCCGCCGCGCGACCGGGACTCGGTTCTGAAGACCGAGATGAAGCCCCTGGAGAAAGAACTTGTCTTCGATATTGACATGGACGACTATGACGACTTCAGAACTTGCTGTTCTGGCGCGCAGGTTTGTGACAAGTGCTGGAAGTTCATTTTTCTTGCAATGAAAGTTATGAACACCTCGTTGATAGAGGATTTCGGGCTGGAGCAGTTCATATGGGTGTTTTCAGGCAGGCGTGGTGCGCATTGCTGGATCAGCGATCCCAGAGCACGCTCGCTGTCCGATATGCAGCGGAAAAGCGTTTTAGACTACATGAACGTAGTCAGGGACCGGAACCTGGAGAAGAGAATCTCGTTCACGAGGCCATACCACCCGCACTTGGCCCGCTCGTTAAACATTCTCAAGCCCTACTTTGTGGACTTTATACTACGTGAACAGGATCCTTGGCAAGACGACAGTGCAGCAGTAAGATTGCTGTTGCCAGCAATCCAAGATGCTCAACTTGCAGACCAACTGAAGAAGTACTGGAAGGAAAACCCTGGCCGGTCCAGCGAGGAAAAGTGGAAGGATATAGACCTACTGGCCTCCGGCATGACGAAACAGGCCAAACGCCCAGATTATGtggcgcggctgcgcgaAGCGAAAGAGGATCTCATTTTAGCTATACTCTACCCCAAGCTAGATGTAGAAGTGACAAAGCAAACGATCCATCTTTTGAAAGCGCCATTTTGCATTCACCCTGCTACAGGAAATGTCTGCGTGCCCATAACAGAAGATTTCAGTCCCACAGGCGTTCCAAAGCTGATTCAATTGCAGCACGAAATGGAGTCGAATGGTAACAAGGTGGAGCAGACTTCCCTGCAGCCGTACATAGACGCCTTTTCCAAGCATGTGTCCGCCATCGTCAAAGCAGAGTTGGCGTTTCGAAAGCGGAACCACCCAGAGGGAGAAGATATCCCTGAATTCTAG
- the PRP22 gene encoding DEAH-box ATP-dependent RNA helicase PRP22 (Syntenic homolog of Saccharomyces cerevisiae YER013W (PRP22)), producing the protein MSAVEKEILRILDIDDTVVSEFVLNIYAQSDDIQSFKKQLLDLDVGIDEARTDELYCCIEKHKGQIPGDGDASGTTNELQQLLKAELGVDDPVVAEYVADIYSKHKSLTKFHEKLSEIDSGLSSASIFKIHKLLRQTCPTGEKTEAPKADVSALCLPNREARWDDIRGEGFMEPELDVTPIEGKIYRAVIRNIKPFGCFARVLGTKRSCEGLIHISQLSHSRVGSPNDVVSVGDHVYVKITKVQDNGKLSLSMREVDQATGQTATVNRGRSDERTVYRRQLSSPERWEIRQMIQSGVSSIDDYPELKEELSHLQQQTQVAGSKHSNESDELIDVELNTEHEPKFLSGHTATAKKPELPTIVKLPKGSLNNTAMTGSKLLQEHRQEKLALQKSTDKKERLLRELDDSGHKKKAFEDKQRALTAWERKRMAEKVTYGKRTNLSIKQQRESLPVFKMRETLVSAIRDNQFLVIVGETGSGKTTQITQYLDEEGFSVGGMIGCTQPRRVAAVSVAKRVSEEMGCKLGEDVGYTIRFEDQTSRKTRIKYMTDGMLQVEALLDPTMSRYSVIMLDEAHERTVSTDVLFSLLKQAALKRPDLRVIVTSATLDSEKFSKYFLDCPVIKISGKTFPVDVIYSETPQLDYIEAALDTVMEIHINESPGDILVFLTGQEEIDACCEILYERVQALKETIQELLILPVYSALPSEVQSKIFEPTPKGSRKVIFATNIAETSITIDGIYYVVDPGYAKLNIYNPKIGIEQLVVSPISQSQADQRKGRAGRTGPGKCYRLFTEAAFHREMVPNSVPEIQRQNLEHTILMLKAMGINDLLNFDFMDPPPRSSMVHALEALYNLQALDEDGYLTQLGKRMSQFPMEPALSKSLIASVEQGCSDEILTIIAMLSVQNVFYRPKDKIQEADNRKARFHHPFGDHLTLLNIYNRWQENNFSKSFCAENFLHERHLRRAKDVKEQLKRIFKNLDLPIRSCHGNVDLIRKTLVSGFFRNAAKRDPQVGYKTIVDETAVSIHPSSCLFGKECDYVIYHSLVLTSKEYMSQVTLIDPKWLMENAPHFYKLSDPSGEKQKRLKIVPLHNRFSKDQDSWRLSSIRQSKERALGIKR; encoded by the coding sequence ATGTCGGCCGTAGAGAAGGAAATACTCAGGATACTGGACATAGATGACACTGTGGTGTCAGAGTTTGTTTTAAACATTTATGCGCAGAGCGATGACATCCAAAGCTTTAAGAAACAGCTTCTGGATCTAGATGTGGGAATCGATGAAGCGCGTACCGATGAGCTATACTGCTGCATAGAGAAACACAAAGGGCAGATACCAGGCGATGGCGATGCAAGTGGTACGACAAACGAGCTACAACAGCTGCTGAAGGCGGAGCTTGGCGTGGACGACCCGGTGGTCGCCGAGTATGTTGCAGACATCTACTCGAAGCACAAGTCACTGACCAAATTTCATGAAAAACTCTCCGAGATAGACAGTGGGCTGAGTTCGGCTTCGATATTCAAGATCCACAAGCTTCTGAGGCAGACTTGTCCCACGGGGGAGAAGACCGAAGCGCCCAAGGCGGACGTCTCAGCACTCTGCCTGCCGAATCGAGAGGCTAGGTGGGATGACATTAGAGGCGAGGGCTTCATGGAGCCGGAGTTGGATGTCACGCCCATTGAGGGAAAAATCTACCGCGCAGTTATTCGCAACATCAAGCCGTTCGGATGTTTTGCGAGGGTATTGGGAACTAAACGCAGCTGTGAAGGCCTCATACACATTTCGCAACTATCTCACAGTAGAGTGGGGTCTCCTAACGATGTGGTTTCCGTTGGTGATCACGTATATGTCAAGATAACCAAGGTGCAGGATAACGGGAAACTTTCTTTGAGTATGAGGGAAGTCGATCAAGCTACCGGGCAGACTGCCACTGTCAATCGCGGCAGATCTGACGAGCGTACAGTATATCGTCGTCAGCTTAGCTCGCCTGAAAGATGGGAGATACGGCAAATGATACAAAGCGGCGTTTCGTCCATAGATGACTACCCAGAACTCAAGGAAGAACTCAGTCACCTGCAACAACAGACCCAGGTCGCTGGGAGCAAGCATAGTAATGAGAGTGATGAACTGATAGATGTAGAACTGAATACGGAGCATGAGCCGAAGTTCCTGTCGGGACACACAGCAACAGCTAAGAAACCCGAACTCCCCACAATTGTGAAGCTGCCAAAGGGATCTCTAAATAACACGGCCATGACAGGGTCGAAACTGCTGCAAGAACATCGGCAAGAGAAGCTAGCCCTCCAGAAAAGTACCGATAAGAAGGAAAGATTACTCAGAGAACTGGATGATTCTGGGCATAAAAAGAAAGCGTTCGAAGATAAACAACGGGCCCTTACCGCTTGGGAACGGAAACGGATGGCCGAAAAGGTGACCTATGGCAAGAGGACCAATCTATCAATAAAACAGCAAAGGGAATCGTTGCCTGTGTTTAAAATGCGTGAAACTTTGGTCAGTGCAATTAGAGATAACCAGTTTTTGGTCATTGTCGGTGAGACAGGTTCCGGCAAAACCACACAAATAACTCAATATTTGGATGAGGAAGGATTTTCAGTAGGTGGAATGATCGGATGTACACAACCACGTCGTGTGGCAGCAGTATCGGTTGCTAAAAGAGTGTCAGAAGAAATGGGTTGTAAGTTGGGTGAAGATGTGGGATACACAATTCGATTTGAAGATCAAACTTCCCGTAAAACCAGGATTAAATATATGACGGACGGTATGTTACAAGTAGAGGCTTTACTTGACCCAACTATGTCCAGATATTCCGTTATTATGCTTGATGAAGCGCATGAGCGTACCGTTTCTACTGATGTTCTCTTTTCCCTTTTGAAGCAAGCTGCCTTGAAACGTCCAGATCTTCGCGTGATAGTGACATCTGCGACACTTGACTCAGAGAAGTTCTCCAAGTATTTTCTTGATTGTCCTGTCATCAAGATCAGCGGTAAAACGTTCCCAGTTGACGTTATTTACTCAGAAACTCCTCAACTAGACTACATTGAAGCTGCTCTTGATACAGTGATGGAGATCCATATAAATGAAAGCCCGGGTGATATACTAGTGTTCCTGACTGGTCAGGAGGAAATCGATGCATGTTGCGAAATCCTTTATGAACGAGTACAAGCCCTGAAAGAGACAATTCAAGAACTGCTGATACTTCCGGTATATTCTGCACTTCCCAGCGAAGTTCAGTCCAAGATATTTGAGCCTACCCCAAAAGGTTCCAGAAAGGTGATCTTTGCAACAAACATTGCAGAAACATCCATTACGATCGACGGTATTTACTACGTGGTGGACCCCGGTTATGCGAAGCTCAATATTTATAACCCGAAGATTGGTATAGAACAATTGGTTGTATCTCCCATATCCCAGTCTCAGGCGGATCAACGTAAGGGAAGAGCTGGTCGGACAGGTCCTGGCAAGTGTTATCGGTTGTTCACAGAGGCTGCCTTCCACCGGGAAATGGTTCCGAATTCGGTACCAGAAATCCAGCGACAGAACTTGGAGCACACAATTCTCATGCTCAAGGCCATGGGCATTAATGACCTACTGAATTTTGATTTCATGGACCCGCCCCCTCGGTCGTCTATGGTGCACGCGCTGGAAGCGCTATACAATTTGCAAGCACTGGACGAAGACGGGTACCTGACACAGCTTGGGAAAAGAATGTCCCAGTTTCCGATGGAGCCGGCCCTTTCAAAGTCGCTGATTGCTTCCGTAGAACAGGGTTGTTCCGACGAAATCCTGACCATTATTGCAATGCTGTCGGTACAGAACGTTTTTTACCGGCCTAAGGACAAAATCCAGGAAGCAGATAATCGAAAAGCACGGTTCCACCATCCCTTCGGAGATCACTTGACTCTGCTCAACATCTATAATCGGTGGCAAGAAAACAATTTCTCGAAGTCTTTCTGTGCTGAGAACTTCCTGCATGAACGCCATCTCAGGCGCGCGAAAGACGTGAAAGAACAACTCAAGCGGATATTCAAAAACTTAGACTTACCTATAAGAAGCTGTCATGGCAATGTTGACCTGATTAGAAAAACGCTGGTATCCGGCTTCTTCCGAAATGCGGCTAAGCGGGACCCACAAGTGGGCTACAAGACCATAGTGGATGAGACTGCCGTCAGCATCCACCCCTCCAGTTGCCTTTTTGGAAAGGAATGTGACTATGTCATATATCACAGTCTGGTCCTGACTTCCAAGGAATATATGTCGCAAGTGACGCTAATAGATCCTAAGTGGTTAATGGAAAATGCACCTCATTTCTACAAACTCTCTGATCCTTCCGGCGAAAAGCAGAAGCGTCTAAAGATTGTGCCATTGCACAATAGATTCTCCAAGGATCAAGACTCATGGCGCCTAAGCTCTATCCGCCAATCCAAGGAGCGTGCACTAGGTATTAAGCGCTAG
- the PRE1 gene encoding proteasome core particle subunit beta 4 (Syntenic homolog of Saccharomyces cerevisiae YER012W (PRE1)) — protein MDIILGIRVQDSVILATSKAVTRGISVLKADDDKTRQLSPHSLMSFSGEPGDAVQFSEYIQANMQLYMIRENYELSPQAQASYVRSELAKSLRSRKPFQVNVLIGGYDTRAEKPELYQIDYLGTKVELPYAAHGYSGFYTFSLLDHHYRPDMTTEEGLKLLKLCVEELQRRMPIDFKGVLVKVVDKDGIRDVEDF, from the coding sequence ATGGACATTATACTGGGTATTAGAGTACAGGACTCGGTCATTCTGGCCACTTCGAAGGCCGTGACGCGTGGTATATCGGTGCTGAAGGCAGATGACGATAAGACCAGGCAGCTATCCCCTCATTCGCTGATGTCCTTCAGCGGCGAACCGGGCGATGCAGTCCAATTCTCCGAATACATACAGGCGAATATGCAGCTGTACATGATCAGGGAAAATTACGAGCTGTCGCCACAGGCGCAGGCCAGCTACGTGCGCAGCGAGCTTGCGAAGTCGCTGCGCTCGCGTAAGCCGTTCCAGGTGAACGTCCTAATTGGCGGCTACGACACGCGTGCGGAAAAGCCCGAGCTATACCAGATTGACTACCTAGGCACGAAGGTGGAGCTGCCATATGCCGCGCATGGATACTCAGGGTTCTACACCTTCTCCCTGCTGGACCACCACTACCGCCCTGACATGACTACTGAGGAGGGTCTGAAGCTATTAAAGCTATGTGTGGAGGAATTGCAGCGGAGAATGCCGATCGACTTCAAGGGCGTACTGGTCAAAGTTGTGGACAAGGACGGCATCAGAGATGTTGAGGATTTCTAA
- the VLD1 gene encoding Vld1p (Syntenic homolog of Saccharomyces cerevisiae YIR014W) has product MKEEPLFLRHLLTVTYILVFLRFLRDQSLLNALLAVQVVSLTKFTANILSTYFDADTPPESAPALKKLLAKALYVLQLFFVLQTAHTLAYHAMLDLDADVCRWVYGYLFTDLLGEFDCKSRGRSMLFVLDALLLLCQLQLATCRLVLLKDGRRVTIEHFSVEEHGILSILMIQAFRLRASDWEIAITTPLRSCGEASGRSAGRSTVSSGEDASDVSQGNSTAYYGSTQ; this is encoded by the coding sequence ATGAAAGAGGAGCCGCTATTCTTGAGGCATCTGCTGACAGTCACATACATTTTGGTCTTCCTGCGGTTCCTGCGGGACCAGTCGCTGCTGAACGCCCTGCTAGCGGTGCAGGTGGTGTCGCTGACCAAGTTCACGGCCAACATCCTGAGCACTTACTTCGACGCAGACACGCCACCAGAATCGGCGCCCGCGCtcaagaagctgctggcCAAGGCGCTGTACGTGCTGCAGCTGTTCTTCGTGCTGCAGACGGCACACACCTTGGCGTACCATGCCATGTTGGACCTGGACGCGGATGTGTGCCGCTGGGTTTACGGCTACCTGTTCACGGACCTGCTCGGAGAGTTCGACTGCAAGAGCCGAGGGCGCTCCATGCTATTCGTGCtggacgcgctgctgctgctgtgccagctgcagctggcgacGTGCAGGCTGGTCCTGCTGAAGGATGGCCGCCGGGTGACCATAGAGCATTTTTCTGTGGAGGAACACGGGATACTGTCGATTTTGATGATACAGGCGTTTCGGTTGCGGGCGTCCGACTGGGAGATCGCCATCACGACGCCGTTGCGGAGTTGCGGGGAAGCTTCGGGCAGGAGCGCAGGTCGGAGCACGGTTTCCAGTGGAGAGGACGCCAGCGACGTGAGTCAGGGTAACAGCACTGCATACTATGGCAGCACCCAGTAG
- the EGH1 gene encoding hydrolase (Syntenic homolog of Saccharomyces cerevisiae YIR007W): protein MLGKIYISQQGEFTDYEGNVVQLRGVNLDPSVKFPQQPRIPTNMPVDDEFWDGATNVSFVNERLDPKEIEEHMIRLKALGYNCIRYLFTWEALEHGGPGIYDEEYMKYTVMVLKKIKEAGGMYVYLDPHQDVWSRFSGGSGAPLWTLHCAGFQPKRFLATEAAILHNYYIDSETQAEKAQYPEMIWSTNYYRLACQTMFTLFFSGKLFAPKCVINGRNIQDYLQGHFLKAVMTFYKYIQDNAPELFEENCIIGLETMNEPNCGYLDHPNLRELPRDRQLMKGTTPTAYQSFILGEGFACNIDSYDISLIGARKIGKSFVDPKGKSAWLDATERLELDRAYGWTRPDDWAPGCIWRLHGVWDIESKSSKPVLLLPGYFSKCPSTGEETSMSYFTNKLFLDFYVRYRNQYRELDPDSLLFLEPPVLQEPPYLIGSDIIDKRTVYACHFYDGMSLMFKSWNRRYNVDTFGFMRGKYLSPIFGLVFGEANIKRCFRRQLRAMKLEGRRFLGDSVPIFFTEIGMPYDMEGKKAYRDHDYSSQIGANDALGFALEGSNMSFSLWCYTYINNTTWGDNWNREDFSIWNKEYAMKVPRDVVVKTGDAMPNSSINTIVGAESHLTCESRLSDDALVLDYSGFRALDAILRPYPVKIHGSFSTAEFDLERKRYFLEIIARTETEGTTSIFLPYYHFPPESTVVSSSSGYYVREQDNNQLLKWCHGGGRQYISIEVTGMGSSYSVQSADSSCVIM, encoded by the coding sequence ATGCTAGGAAAGATTTATATCTCACAACAAGGTGAGTTTACTGATTATGAGGGGAATGTAGTCCAGTTGCGGGGCGTCAACTTGGACCCTAGTGTTAAATTTCCACAACAGCCTCGTATACCCACGAATATGCCGGTTGATGATGAGTTTTGGGATGGGGCCACAAATGTCTCCTTTGTCAACGAAAGGTTGGATCCAAAGGAAATAGAGGAGCATATGATCAGGCTAAAGGCATTGGGCTATAATTGTATCCGTTATTTGTTCACCTGGGAGGCCTTGGAGCATGGCGGCCCAGGGATATACGATGAGGAATACATGAAGTACACGGTGATGGTGCTTAAAAAGATCAAGGAGGCGGGCGGCATGTACGTATACCTAGACCCCCACCAGGACGTGTGGTCTCGCTTTTCTGGGGGATCAGGAGCGCCATTATGGACGTTGCATTGCGCAGGCTTTCAGCCGAAGAGGTTCCTAGCTACTGAGGCTGCCATATTGCACAACTACTATATCGATTCAGAGACGCAGGCGGAAAAAGCACAGTATCCAGAAATGATTTGGTCCACAAACTATTACCGCCTAGCCTGCCAGACTATGTTCACTCTCTTTTTTAGCGGCAAGTTATTTGCCCCTAAATGTGTAATTAATGGTAGAAATATTCAAGACTACCTCCAGGGGCACTTCTTGAAAGCCGTAATGACGTTCTACAAGTACATTCAGGACAACGCGCCTGAGTTGTTCGAAGAAAACTGCATCATTGGATTGGAGACGATGAATGAGCCAAATTGTGGATATCTCGATCATCCAAACTTAAGGGAACTGCCCAGGGACCGGCAGTTAATGAAAGGAACAACGCCAACAGCATACCAGAGCTTCATACTCGGTGAGGGATTTGCCTGCAACATTGATTCCTATGATATCTCGTTGATCGGTGCGCGGAAAATAGGAAAATCATTTGTTGATCCCAAGGGGAAATCTGCCTGGTTGGACGCAACAGAGCGACTGGAGCTAGACCGGGCCTATGGATGGACAAGACCTGATGATTGGGCGCCAGGGTGCATATGGCGCTTGCATGGCGTGTGGGACATTGAGTCAAAAAGCAGCAAGCCGGTTCTTCTACTTCCAGGGTACTTCTCTAAATGTCCCAGCACTGGCGAGGAGACCAGTATGTCATATTTCACCAACAAACTATTCCTTGACTTTTATGTTCGCTACCGGAACCAATACAGAGAGCTGGACCCTGATAGTTTACTATTTTTGGAACCTCCTGTGCTTCAGGAGCCGCCCTACCTAATTGGTTCCGACATTATCGACAAACGTACGGTATACGCCTGCCATTTCTACGATGGGATGTCGCTAATGTTTAAATCATGGAACAGGCGGTATAATGTGGACACTTTTGGATTCATGCGCGGGAAATACCTAAGTCCCATATTCGGGCTTGTTTTCGGCGAGGCCAACATTAAGCGGTGCTTCAGGCGGCAGTTGAGGGCCATGAAGCTTGAGGGAAGGAGATTTCTAGGCGATAGTGTGCCCATCTTCTTCACCGAAATCGGGATGCCGTATGATATGGAGGGCAAAAAAGCATACCGGGACCACGACTATTCCTCGCAGATAGGCGCCAATGATGCATTGGGATTTGCGCTAGAGGGAAGCAACATGTCATTCTCGTTGTGGTGCTACACATACATCAACAACACTACCTGGGGCGACAATTGGAACAGGGAGGACTTTTCCATCTGGAACAAGGAGTATGCCATGAAAGTCCCAAGAGACGTGGTTGTCAAAACCGGCGACGCGATGCCCAACTCGAGCATCAACACCATCGTAGGTGCCGAGTCCCACTTGACCTGCGAGTCCAGGCTATCCGACGACGCGCTCGTGCTCGACTACAGCGGCTTCCGTGCCCTCGATGCCATTCTCAGGCCATATCCAGTGAAGATTCACGGTTCGTTCAGTACCGCCGAGTTCGATCTAGAGCGCAAACGCTACTTCCTAGAGATTATTGCTCGCACCGAAACTGAGGGCACCACCTCGATCTTTCTTCCATATTATCATTTCCCCCCGGAATCCACGGTGGTCAGCTCATCATCTGGCTACTACGTTCGCGAGCAGGACAACAACCAGCTATTGAAGTGGTGCCACGGTGGAGGACGTCAGTATATATCCATCGAAGTTACTGGGATGGGGAGCTCCTATTCGGTACAAAGTGCAGACAGTAGCTGTGTGATAATGTGA